A window of Microbacterium luteolum contains these coding sequences:
- the lpdA gene encoding dihydrolipoyl dehydrogenase, with protein MPHYDVVILGAGPGGYVAAVRSAQLGLSTAIIEEKYWGGVCLNVGCIPSKALLKNAELAHTLNHKADFFGISGEFTIDYGKAFDRSRVVADGRVKGIHFLMKKNKVTEYDGRGTFTGPKAISVAKADGSTEEVTFDNAIIATGSRVRLLPGVELSDNVVTYEEQIMSRELPKSIVIVGAGAIGMEFAYVMTNYGVKVTIIEFLDRALPNEDADVSKEITKQYKNYGVDILTSTKVETVVDNGSSVTVTYTAKDGQQSSIEADKVLMSVGFAPNTEGFGLDATGVKLTERGAIDIDDHMRTNVEGIYAIGDVTAKLQLAHVAEAQGVVAAETIGKAETMTLGDYRMMPRATFCSPQVASFGLTEQQAKDEGRDIKVVSFPFMANGKAHGLGEPVGFVKLIADAEHLELIGAHMIGPDVAELLPELTLAQKWDLTALELARNVHTHPTLSEALQEGFHGLAGHMINF; from the coding sequence ATGCCCCATTACGATGTCGTCATCCTCGGTGCCGGTCCTGGTGGATACGTCGCCGCTGTCCGCAGTGCACAGCTCGGCCTCTCCACGGCCATCATCGAAGAGAAGTACTGGGGCGGTGTCTGCCTCAACGTGGGCTGCATCCCCTCCAAGGCGCTTCTCAAGAACGCGGAGCTCGCGCACACGCTGAACCACAAGGCCGACTTCTTCGGCATCTCGGGTGAGTTCACGATCGACTACGGCAAGGCGTTCGACCGCAGCCGCGTCGTCGCCGACGGCCGCGTCAAGGGCATCCACTTCCTGATGAAGAAGAACAAGGTGACCGAGTACGACGGCCGCGGCACCTTCACGGGCCCGAAGGCGATCTCGGTCGCCAAGGCCGACGGCTCCACCGAAGAGGTCACCTTCGACAACGCCATCATCGCCACCGGCTCGCGCGTCCGGCTGCTCCCGGGCGTCGAGCTCAGCGACAACGTCGTGACGTACGAAGAGCAGATCATGAGCCGTGAGCTGCCGAAGTCGATCGTCATCGTTGGCGCCGGCGCGATCGGCATGGAGTTCGCCTACGTCATGACGAACTACGGCGTGAAGGTCACCATCATCGAGTTCCTCGACCGTGCCCTCCCCAATGAGGACGCCGACGTGTCGAAGGAGATCACGAAGCAGTACAAGAACTACGGCGTCGACATCCTCACCTCGACCAAGGTCGAGACGGTCGTCGACAACGGCTCCTCCGTCACCGTGACCTACACGGCCAAGGACGGCCAGCAGTCGTCGATCGAGGCCGACAAGGTGCTCATGTCGGTCGGCTTCGCCCCGAACACCGAGGGCTTCGGCCTCGACGCGACCGGCGTGAAGCTCACCGAGCGCGGCGCGATCGACATCGACGACCACATGCGCACGAACGTCGAGGGCATCTACGCGATCGGCGACGTGACCGCCAAGCTGCAGCTCGCCCACGTGGCGGAGGCGCAGGGCGTCGTCGCGGCCGAGACCATCGGCAAGGCCGAGACCATGACGCTCGGCGACTACCGCATGATGCCGCGCGCGACGTTCTGCTCCCCCCAGGTCGCCTCGTTCGGCCTCACCGAGCAGCAGGCGAAGGACGAGGGGCGCGACATCAAGGTCGTCAGCTTCCCGTTCATGGCCAACGGCAAGGCGCACGGCCTCGGCGAGCCGGTCGGCTTCGTCAAGCTCATCGCCGACGCCGAGCACCTCGAGCTCATCGGCGCGCACATGATCGGCCCGGACGTCGCCGAGCTTCTGCCCGAGCTGACCCTCGCGCAGAAGTGGGACCTCACCGCGCTCGAGCTGGCCCGCAACGTGCACACCCACCCGACGCTGTCGGAGGCGCTGCAGGAGGGCTTCCACGGCCTCGCAGGGCACATGATCAACTTCTGA
- a CDS encoding copper resistance CopC family protein yields MKTHALRLSVVPVALAATLLAAFLVLASPLSASAHDALVSSDPAADSQIETLPAELTLTFSAKLIDGEGATEVVVTDSAGNAVTDGPATVDGAVVTQPLVSAAPAGEYHVIWKVVSSDGHPTSDEYYFTVTTGSEVTPSEQPSAAPTSAAPSDEASATPEATATQAPDADGGSGATAWIFALSIGGILVIAVLMVWYWLRSRRGGAEPGAEPGSGPSSER; encoded by the coding sequence GTGAAGACCCACGCCCTGCGCCTCTCCGTCGTCCCCGTCGCCCTGGCCGCGACGCTTCTCGCCGCGTTCCTCGTGCTCGCCTCCCCGCTCTCGGCATCCGCGCACGACGCGCTCGTGTCGTCGGACCCGGCAGCCGACAGCCAGATCGAGACGCTCCCCGCCGAGCTGACGCTCACCTTCAGCGCCAAGCTGATCGACGGCGAGGGCGCCACCGAGGTCGTCGTCACGGACTCCGCGGGCAACGCGGTCACGGACGGGCCCGCCACCGTCGATGGCGCCGTCGTCACGCAGCCGCTCGTGTCGGCCGCCCCCGCCGGCGAGTACCACGTGATCTGGAAGGTCGTCTCGAGCGACGGGCATCCGACCTCCGACGAGTACTACTTCACCGTGACCACCGGCTCGGAGGTCACCCCCTCCGAGCAGCCCAGCGCCGCGCCGACCAGCGCAGCACCCAGCGACGAGGCGTCCGCGACGCCGGAGGCGACGGCCACCCAGGCCCCCGATGCGGACGGCGGATCCGGCGCCACCGCATGGATCTTCGCCCTGTCGATCGGCGGCATCCTGGTGATCGCGGTGCTGATGGTCTGGTACTGGCTTCGCAGCCGCCGCGGCGGTGCCGAGCCGGGCGCCGAGCCCGGTTCCGGGCCCTCGTCGGAGCGATAG
- a CDS encoding FHA domain-containing protein, which produces MTDSDSRPAGEAAIHRSGEQKHDVTQTFGHDSDLSFVPFGVELTDVEQTAIAALPSGSAILLVRSGALAGARYLLDTDVTTVGRHPEADIFFDDVTVSRRHAEITRTGTTFEIIDQRSLNGTYVNGERVDRSALVDGSELRVGKFRLNFFASPHDRQAANA; this is translated from the coding sequence GTGACTGACAGCGACAGCCGACCGGCCGGAGAAGCCGCGATCCACCGCTCTGGTGAGCAGAAACACGACGTGACGCAGACGTTCGGACACGATTCGGACCTGTCGTTCGTGCCGTTCGGCGTGGAGCTCACCGACGTCGAGCAGACCGCGATCGCGGCGCTGCCGTCGGGATCGGCCATTCTGCTGGTCCGCTCGGGCGCCCTCGCCGGTGCCCGATACCTCCTCGACACCGACGTGACCACCGTCGGACGCCACCCCGAGGCGGACATCTTCTTCGACGACGTGACCGTCTCGCGCCGTCATGCGGAGATCACCCGCACCGGCACGACGTTCGAGATCATCGACCAGCGCTCCCTCAACGGAACCTACGTGAACGGCGAGCGCGTCGACCGCAGTGCGCTGGTCGACGGTTCTGAGCTGCGTGTCGGCAAGTTCCGACTGAACTTCTTCGCCTCACCCCACGACCGCCAGGCGGCGAACGCCTGA
- a CDS encoding MerR family transcriptional regulator has translation MAATPARERSASAGLLSIGQVLARLTPEFPDLTSSKLRFLEVQGIVSPSRTESGYRKFSTADIERLRLGLTLQRDHYLPLSVIREQLDSSAGETSLAPPPSITPTPRRYRRAELLAAAGAGPQLLNDAISTGVITAQENYPEATVTLLRGLVALDRHGIEPRHLRSLRQGAEREVALIESAMSSLLRRTDAASRAKASELAPELAAKIDEVRSLFVKDALSRVLS, from the coding sequence ATGGCGGCGACTCCCGCCCGCGAACGCTCTGCGTCCGCGGGCCTGCTGAGTATCGGTCAGGTGCTCGCGCGTCTCACTCCGGAGTTCCCCGATCTGACCTCCAGCAAGCTGCGGTTCCTCGAGGTGCAGGGCATCGTCAGCCCTTCGCGCACCGAGTCCGGGTATCGCAAGTTCTCGACAGCGGACATCGAGCGTCTCCGTCTCGGACTCACCCTGCAGCGGGATCACTACCTGCCGCTGAGCGTGATCCGGGAACAGCTGGACAGCAGCGCGGGGGAGACCTCGCTCGCGCCGCCTCCCTCGATCACGCCGACGCCCCGTCGTTACCGTCGGGCCGAGCTCCTCGCGGCGGCAGGGGCAGGACCCCAGCTGCTGAACGACGCGATCAGCACCGGCGTCATCACCGCGCAGGAGAACTACCCCGAGGCGACGGTGACGCTTCTGCGCGGACTCGTCGCGCTCGATCGCCACGGCATCGAGCCCCGGCATCTGCGCTCCCTCCGCCAGGGGGCGGAGCGCGAGGTCGCTCTCATCGAGTCGGCGATGTCGTCGCTGCTGCGACGGACGGATGCCGCGTCGCGCGCGAAGGCCAGCGAACTCGCTCCCGAGCTGGCGGCCAAGATCGACGAAGTGCGCTCGCTCTTCGTCAAGGACGCCCTGTCGCGTGTGCTTTCGTAA
- a CDS encoding MerR family transcriptional regulator — translation MNADELTGDPRFVPELLFTDGLPAMDDEVGYRGAVAARAAGITYRQLDYWARTELVEPTVRGASGSGSQRLYGFRDILVLKLVKSLLDTGISLQQIRTAVEELRRAGIRDLAGTTLMSDGASVYLCTSNDEVIDLVSRGQGVFGIAVGKVLREVESTLVAFDPTAPDPVDELSARRSKRSA, via the coding sequence ATGAATGCGGATGAGCTCACAGGCGACCCGCGGTTCGTACCCGAACTCCTCTTCACGGACGGTCTCCCGGCCATGGACGATGAGGTCGGCTACCGCGGTGCCGTCGCCGCTCGTGCCGCCGGCATCACCTACCGTCAGCTGGACTACTGGGCACGCACCGAGCTGGTCGAGCCCACCGTCCGCGGCGCGAGCGGCTCCGGTTCGCAGCGCCTCTACGGGTTCCGCGACATCCTCGTGCTGAAGCTCGTCAAGAGCCTGCTCGACACCGGCATCTCGCTGCAGCAGATCCGCACCGCGGTCGAAGAGCTGCGCCGCGCCGGCATCCGCGATCTCGCCGGCACCACGCTCATGAGCGACGGCGCCTCCGTCTACCTGTGCACGTCGAACGACGAGGTCATCGACCTCGTCAGCCGCGGCCAGGGCGTGTTCGGCATCGCCGTCGGGAAGGTACTCCGCGAGGTGGAGTCGACGCTCGTCGCATTCGACCCGACGGCACCGGATCCCGTCGACGAGCTCTCGGCACGTCGCTCGAAGCGCTCCGCCTGA
- a CDS encoding FadR/GntR family transcriptional regulator — translation MTTVRRESLAEQAAELLLTRIREREWEIGGKLPGETTLAPQLGIGRSTAREAIRILAGRGVLTTRQGAGVFVTATDVPATWDAVLQRADIVAVIEARTAIEVEAAALAAGRRTSAELQALRRALGERERRRADIDDHVESDLAFHRGIVVAAQSPVLLELFDGFAPRSRQAMTDMLRLRGHHGDEADHDTHERIYEAIASRDAEAAAALTRAHLDVLRGKLS, via the coding sequence ATGACGACCGTGCGCCGCGAATCCCTCGCCGAGCAGGCCGCCGAGCTCCTCCTCACCCGCATCCGGGAGAGGGAGTGGGAGATCGGTGGGAAGCTGCCCGGTGAGACGACGCTCGCGCCGCAGCTCGGCATCGGCCGCTCCACGGCGCGGGAGGCGATCCGCATCCTCGCGGGTCGCGGCGTCCTCACCACCCGCCAAGGGGCCGGCGTCTTCGTCACCGCCACCGACGTCCCCGCGACCTGGGATGCCGTGCTTCAGCGTGCGGACATCGTCGCCGTCATCGAGGCGCGGACGGCGATCGAAGTCGAAGCCGCCGCCCTCGCCGCCGGACGCCGCACCTCAGCGGAGCTCCAAGCCCTCCGCAGAGCGCTGGGCGAACGAGAGCGACGCCGCGCGGACATCGACGATCACGTCGAGAGCGACCTCGCCTTTCACCGTGGCATCGTCGTCGCCGCGCAGAGTCCGGTGCTGCTCGAGCTGTTCGACGGCTTCGCGCCGCGCAGCCGGCAGGCGATGACCGACATGCTGCGGCTCCGCGGCCACCACGGCGACGAAGCCGACCATGACACCCACGAGCGCATCTACGAGGCGATCGCCTCGCGCGATGCCGAAGCGGCGGCCGCTCTCACTCGAGCGCACCTGGACGTGCTCAGGGGAAAGCTCAGCTGA
- a CDS encoding 2-isopropylmalate synthase, whose translation MTSSSFSTLSTPVGPIPANAPAWNPQRHSQMPSHRYRDVYSRVEVPLTARDWPSNRLTHAPLWVPVDLRDGNQALAEPMDAARKQRFFELMVAMGYKEIEVGYPSASQTDYDFVRLVADTDIAPQDVTIVVFTPARRDLIQRTVESIRGIRNPVVIHMYTATAPMWRDVVLGQDREGLKELILAGGRDVLEFAGHLPNVRFEFSPEVFNLTEPDFALEVCDAMTELWDATPERPVILNLPATVEIATPNVYADQIEYMHKNLARRDAVILSVHPHNDRGTGIACAELAVLAGAQRVEGCIFGNGERTGNVDLATLALNVHAQGIDPMIDFSDIDEIRRTVEHCNRIEVPPRHPYVGDLVHTAFSGTHQDAIKKGFAEHRSRAAAEDRPEQEIEWKVPYLPIDPADIGRSYDAVIRVNSQSGKGGMAYLLETEYGIELPRRLQIDFARHVQLYTDETGSEVTAVELWDIFHAAYLAAPAPSAVDLVEYDTTAQGTSITIRSNGGQSTTRHDGVGPVEALTAALARIGFVVDILSFHQTSTGVGPDSEAITLIEYRAGQRSGWVAGKDRSVLTASLTAVMNAAAEGQTFSGSAMRPVRMIRSSS comes from the coding sequence ATGACCAGCAGCAGCTTCTCGACCCTCTCCACGCCCGTCGGCCCGATCCCGGCGAATGCGCCGGCGTGGAATCCGCAGCGGCACTCGCAGATGCCCTCGCATCGCTACCGGGATGTGTACTCGCGTGTCGAGGTCCCGCTCACCGCCCGCGACTGGCCGAGCAACCGGCTGACGCACGCGCCGCTGTGGGTGCCGGTGGATCTGCGTGACGGGAATCAAGCCCTGGCGGAACCGATGGACGCGGCCCGGAAGCAGCGCTTCTTCGAGCTGATGGTCGCCATGGGCTACAAGGAGATCGAGGTCGGCTACCCGTCCGCCTCGCAGACGGACTACGACTTCGTCCGTCTGGTCGCCGACACGGACATCGCACCCCAGGATGTGACGATCGTCGTCTTCACCCCGGCCCGGCGCGACCTGATCCAGCGCACGGTGGAGTCCATCCGCGGTATCCGCAACCCGGTCGTGATCCACATGTACACCGCTACCGCGCCGATGTGGCGGGACGTCGTCCTCGGCCAGGACCGAGAGGGCCTGAAGGAGCTGATCCTCGCCGGGGGTCGCGACGTGCTCGAGTTCGCCGGACACCTGCCGAACGTGCGGTTCGAGTTCAGTCCGGAGGTGTTCAACCTCACCGAGCCCGACTTCGCCCTCGAGGTCTGCGACGCCATGACCGAGCTGTGGGATGCGACCCCGGAGCGGCCGGTCATCCTCAATCTGCCGGCCACCGTCGAGATCGCCACGCCGAACGTGTACGCCGATCAGATCGAGTACATGCACAAGAACCTCGCCCGCCGCGACGCCGTGATCCTCTCCGTGCACCCGCACAACGACCGCGGGACCGGCATCGCCTGCGCCGAGCTCGCCGTACTCGCCGGTGCACAGCGCGTCGAGGGCTGCATCTTCGGCAACGGGGAGCGCACCGGAAACGTCGATCTCGCCACCCTCGCGTTGAACGTGCACGCCCAGGGCATCGACCCGATGATCGACTTCTCCGACATCGACGAGATCCGCCGCACCGTGGAACACTGCAACCGCATCGAGGTCCCTCCACGCCATCCCTACGTCGGCGACCTCGTGCACACGGCCTTCTCCGGCACGCATCAGGACGCGATCAAGAAGGGCTTCGCCGAGCACCGCTCACGCGCCGCTGCGGAAGACCGGCCGGAGCAGGAGATCGAGTGGAAGGTGCCGTATCTGCCGATCGACCCCGCTGACATCGGACGCAGTTATGACGCCGTCATCCGTGTCAACTCCCAGTCGGGAAAGGGCGGCATGGCCTACCTGCTGGAGACCGAGTACGGCATCGAGCTGCCCCGACGCCTGCAGATCGACTTCGCCCGCCACGTCCAGTTGTACACGGATGAGACCGGCAGCGAGGTCACCGCCGTCGAGCTCTGGGACATCTTCCACGCCGCCTACCTCGCTGCACCGGCTCCGTCTGCCGTCGACCTCGTCGAATACGACACGACGGCGCAGGGAACGTCGATCACCATCCGCTCGAACGGCGGCCAGAGCACGACCAGGCATGACGGCGTCGGACCTGTCGAAGCGCTCACCGCCGCACTCGCCCGCATCGGATTCGTGGTCGACATCCTGAGCTTCCATCAGACGAGCACCGGTGTCGGGCCGGACAGCGAGGCGATCACGCTGATCGAGTATCGCGCCGGTCAGCGCAGTGGATGGGTCGCGGGGAAGGATCGTTCCGTGCTCACCGCGTCGCTCACGGCCGTGATGAACGCGGCGGCGGAGGGTCAGACGTTCTCAGGAAGTGCGATGCGTCCGGTGCGGATGATCCGGTCGAGCAGCTGA
- a CDS encoding ParA family protein: protein MHVLSVSSLKGGVGKTTVTLGLASAAFARGVRTLVVDLDPQSDVSTGMDIQVAGRLNIADVLANPKEKVVRQAITSSGWAKVHPGTIDVLIGSPSAINFDGPHPSVRDVWKLEEALASVEADYDLVLIDCAPSLNALTRTAWAASDRVMVVTEPGLFSVAAADRALRAIEEIRRGLSPRLQPLGIVVNRVRPQSIEHQFRIKELRDMFGPLVLAPQLPERTSLQQAQGAAKPLHIWPGDSAQELAADFDQLLDRIIRTGRIALPENV, encoded by the coding sequence GTGCACGTACTCAGCGTCAGCTCTCTCAAGGGGGGCGTCGGCAAGACGACCGTGACACTCGGGCTGGCCTCAGCGGCTTTCGCACGAGGCGTCCGGACTCTCGTCGTCGACCTCGATCCGCAGTCCGACGTCTCCACCGGGATGGACATCCAGGTCGCCGGGCGACTCAACATCGCCGATGTCCTGGCGAACCCGAAGGAGAAGGTCGTCCGTCAGGCGATCACCTCCAGCGGTTGGGCGAAGGTGCACCCCGGCACGATCGACGTGCTCATCGGAAGCCCTTCCGCCATCAACTTCGACGGGCCGCACCCGAGCGTCCGCGACGTCTGGAAGCTCGAAGAGGCCCTCGCCTCCGTCGAGGCGGACTACGACCTCGTGCTCATCGACTGCGCGCCGTCGCTGAACGCCCTCACGCGCACGGCGTGGGCCGCCAGCGACCGCGTCATGGTGGTCACCGAGCCCGGCCTGTTCTCGGTCGCCGCCGCGGACCGCGCCCTCCGCGCGATCGAGGAGATCCGCCGCGGCCTCTCCCCCCGGCTCCAGCCGCTCGGCATCGTCGTGAACCGTGTGCGCCCGCAGTCCATCGAGCACCAGTTCCGCATCAAGGAGCTCCGCGACATGTTCGGCCCGCTCGTGCTCGCCCCCCAGCTGCCGGAGCGCACGTCGCTGCAGCAGGCACAGGGTGCGGCGAAGCCCCTGCACATCTGGCCCGGAGACTCGGCGCAGGAGCTCGCCGCCGACTTCGATCAGCTGCTCGACCGGATCATCCGCACCGGACGCATCGCACTTCCTGAGAACGTCTGA